A stretch of uncultured Methanobrevibacter sp. DNA encodes these proteins:
- a CDS encoding molybdopterin-dependent oxidoreductase, translated as MLEIKHTLCPSCSVGCGINVVLNDGEIVGTFPYKRHPVNAGKNCLNGRNSIDCYKNKFGDVDADALIADVSKELSSASDVTVICSGNSGVGEIEAIKEFAESKGYNIGFYADNLKNYDEVASYDDVENAEKIFVIGDLLYENPLIGRRIVHAKQNGAKIFAFVNAEASVTFNIADECFNDSVAEFLDAAKDNIDESSVLIFNQIDTSDDLDKIDALGCKLLPVFSKSNSKGALSLLEPKSKDEMFELLDNTKVLLVFNDDIADELEYDFSKISKIISFAPCESKTTEISDIVVPIKTWLEKDGSFVNAMGETQSFNAAIESDVLSEIEVIEKLNG; from the coding sequence ATGTTGGAGATTAAGCACACATTATGTCCTTCATGTAGTGTAGGTTGTGGCATTAATGTTGTTTTGAATGATGGAGAAATTGTGGGAACTTTTCCTTATAAAAGACATCCTGTAAATGCAGGTAAAAATTGTTTAAATGGAAGAAATTCCATTGATTGTTATAAAAACAAGTTTGGTGATGTTGATGCTGATGCTTTAATTGCAGATGTTTCAAAAGAATTAAGCTCAGCTTCTGATGTCACTGTAATTTGTTCTGGTAACAGTGGTGTAGGTGAAATTGAAGCAATAAAAGAATTTGCAGAATCTAAAGGATATAATATTGGATTTTATGCAGATAACCTGAAAAATTATGATGAAGTTGCTTCTTATGATGATGTTGAAAATGCAGAAAAGATTTTTGTAATCGGCGATTTATTATACGAAAATCCTTTGATCGGAAGAAGAATTGTCCATGCAAAACAAAATGGTGCAAAAATATTCGCATTTGTAAATGCTGAAGCTTCAGTGACTTTCAACATTGCAGATGAATGTTTCAATGATTCTGTAGCAGAATTTTTGGACGCTGCTAAAGATAACATCGATGAATCATCAGTATTGATATTCAATCAAATTGATACTTCTGATGATTTGGATAAAATTGATGCACTAGGCTGTAAATTGTTACCAGTATTCAGTAAATCCAATTCTAAAGGTGCTTTAAGCTTATTAGAACCTAAATCTAAAGATGAAATGTTTGAACTATTGGATAATACTAAAGTTCTTTTAGTATTCAACGATGACATTGCTGATGAATTGGAATATGATTTTTCAAAAATATCAAAGATTATCAGCTTTGCTCCATGTGAAAGCAAGACAACTGAAATTTCAGACATTGTCGTTCCTATTAAAACATGGCTTGAAAAAGATGGATCATTTGTAAATGCAATGGGTGAAACCCAATCTTTCAATGCTGCAATTGAATCTGATGTTTTAAGTGAAATTGAGGTAATTGAAAAATTAAATGGATAA